In a single window of the Aminomonas paucivorans DSM 12260 genome:
- a CDS encoding PH domain-containing protein: protein MLLYRRVQWGRFLLWIFGAAWLLQLGVLLAAARGTGEPSGFWSSLGVTGLILGAAFGAFGRMEVRVEDRVLRVSQAFGLLRRRVPLETIRDIRPGRIPWYLLGIKFHRGGWWWSVAPGEALELTLEGGKLLVVGTEDPRNLAAALGVSVLSGRA, encoded by the coding sequence ATGCTCCTCTACCGGAGGGTCCAGTGGGGGCGCTTCCTGCTCTGGATCTTCGGGGCCGCCTGGCTCCTGCAGCTGGGGGTCCTGCTCGCGGCGGCCCGGGGGACGGGGGAGCCTTCGGGATTTTGGTCCTCCCTGGGGGTGACGGGGCTGATCCTGGGGGCGGCCTTTGGGGCCTTCGGGCGGATGGAGGTTCGGGTGGAGGACCGGGTCCTGCGGGTCTCCCAGGCCTTCGGGCTTCTCCGCCGAAGGGTGCCCCTGGAGACGATCCGGGACATCCGGCCGGGGCGGATTCCCTGGTATCTGCTGGGGATCAAGTTCCATCGGGGGGGCTGGTGGTGGAGCGTGGCCCCCGGGGAGGCGCTGGAGCTGACCCTGGAAGGCGGGAAGCTCCTGGTGGTGGGTACGGAGGATCCCCGAAACCTGGCCGCGGCCCTGGGGGTTTCCGTCCTTTCCGGGAGGGCTTGA
- a CDS encoding serine hydrolase domain-containing protein — translation MWTIVLVLGLLALGGCGGGGGGSLAEEEGTRYARQILQDRRGGSLSVALVEDGRILWARGFGLRDRSAGLAPSPDTLYGIGSTSKLLAAVAVMRLADQGLVELDRPLGDYLRDFRMESPEASQVTVRMLLNHSSGFPGGDYRGSGTTARNEGYLEDMYENLRTSHLKHRPGALCIYCNDGFTLVEKLVVAVSGRPYEAFLREEILLPLGMTHTRAPLEAFPLGSFAPGYPDSGDRPLPQEFINTLAGGGMYSTPTDLCRLLALLAGGGTLEGTRILSEASVRAMGEDQTGGTLRVVDTRSSRYGLGLDTVRQPGLELAGFRAWMKGGDSSVYGSAVVVIPDLKLGAAVTGATRIGSEQAVALAERVLLAALVERGLLDRMPPLLPETPRPPAPAPDLSPFLPGIYAASGQLFRLEQGAAGLAISRCSEGGGWEPAFSGLVHREDGRFSSDGDPLREFSFAEEGGFRYLVQRSPGYGRIYQDDQVLAQKLEPGAPLEAPWAARLGRVWLAVNLPSRTYGLDTSWDPRMRLLSLPDLPGSLFAGPQGQGWYLVRPRSDRLALPGITIPTDGGRDQNDLKVLEVEGEEWLRFGSFRYRPAETVPVVSADALPRQVALGTEGQWLRLDPGAKGGILRVASRGTGTRWMLFDGAFRGVTDSQVLGADSRASAPPGGYLVLLGDPGARFEVTLEVPGGSGKGTRRP, via the coding sequence TTGTGGACGATCGTTCTGGTCCTGGGTCTCCTGGCCCTGGGGGGGTGCGGGGGAGGCGGCGGGGGATCCCTGGCGGAGGAGGAGGGAACCCGCTACGCCCGGCAGATCCTCCAGGATCGCCGAGGGGGGTCCCTTTCCGTGGCCCTGGTGGAGGACGGCAGGATCCTCTGGGCCCGGGGGTTCGGGCTGCGGGACCGGAGCGCCGGGCTGGCGCCGTCCCCGGATACCCTGTACGGCATCGGATCCACCAGCAAGCTCCTGGCGGCGGTGGCGGTGATGCGCCTGGCGGACCAGGGCCTGGTGGAGCTGGACCGTCCCTTGGGGGACTACCTTCGGGACTTCCGCATGGAGTCCCCGGAGGCGTCGCAGGTGACGGTGCGCATGCTGCTGAACCATTCCTCCGGCTTCCCCGGGGGGGATTACCGAGGCTCGGGCACCACCGCCCGCAACGAGGGGTACCTGGAGGACATGTACGAGAACCTGAGGACGAGCCACCTGAAGCACCGCCCCGGGGCCCTGTGCATCTACTGCAACGACGGGTTCACCCTGGTGGAGAAGCTGGTGGTCGCGGTCTCCGGGCGTCCCTACGAGGCCTTCCTGCGGGAGGAGATCCTTCTCCCCCTGGGGATGACCCACACCCGGGCGCCCCTGGAGGCCTTCCCCTTGGGGTCTTTCGCCCCGGGCTATCCGGACAGCGGCGACCGTCCCCTTCCCCAGGAGTTCATCAACACCCTGGCGGGGGGAGGGATGTACTCCACCCCCACGGATCTCTGCCGCCTCCTGGCCCTTCTGGCGGGCGGGGGAACCCTGGAGGGGACCCGGATCCTTTCGGAAGCGTCCGTTCGGGCCATGGGGGAGGACCAGACCGGGGGGACCCTCCGGGTGGTGGACACCCGATCCTCCCGCTACGGCCTGGGATTGGACACGGTGCGCCAGCCCGGCCTGGAGCTGGCGGGCTTCCGGGCCTGGATGAAGGGGGGAGATTCGTCGGTCTACGGGTCCGCGGTGGTGGTGATCCCGGATCTGAAATTGGGGGCGGCGGTGACCGGGGCCACCCGCATCGGCTCGGAGCAGGCGGTGGCCCTAGCGGAACGGGTGCTCCTGGCGGCGCTGGTAGAACGGGGCCTCCTGGACCGGATGCCCCCGCTCCTCCCCGAGACCCCCCGTCCTCCCGCCCCGGCCCCGGACCTTTCCCCCTTCCTCCCGGGGATCTACGCCGCCTCGGGACAGCTGTTTCGCCTGGAGCAGGGCGCGGCGGGCCTGGCGATCTCCCGGTGTTCCGAGGGAGGCGGCTGGGAGCCCGCCTTCTCGGGGCTGGTCCATCGGGAGGACGGGCGCTTCTCCTCCGACGGCGACCCCCTTCGGGAGTTCTCCTTCGCCGAGGAGGGCGGGTTTCGGTACCTGGTCCAGCGGTCCCCGGGGTACGGGCGGATCTACCAGGACGACCAGGTCCTGGCCCAGAAGCTGGAACCGGGAGCGCCCCTGGAAGCCCCCTGGGCGGCCCGCCTGGGGAGGGTGTGGCTGGCGGTCAACCTCCCCAGCCGGACCTACGGCCTGGACACCTCCTGGGATCCCCGGATGCGTCTCCTGTCCCTGCCCGATCTGCCCGGGAGCCTCTTCGCGGGGCCCCAGGGACAGGGCTGGTACCTGGTGCGGCCCCGGTCGGACCGGCTGGCCCTGCCGGGCATCACCATCCCCACCGACGGGGGGCGGGACCAGAACGACCTGAAGGTGCTGGAGGTGGAGGGGGAGGAGTGGCTGCGCTTCGGCAGCTTCCGGTACCGCCCCGCGGAGACGGTCCCGGTGGTGTCCGCCGACGCCCTGCCCCGACAGGTGGCCCTGGGGACGGAGGGACAGTGGCTTCGCCTGGACCCCGGGGCGAAGGGGGGTATCCTGAGGGTGGCTTCCCGGGGGACCGGGACCCGGTGGATGCTCTTCGACGGGGCCTTCCGAGGGGTGACGGACAGCCAGGTCCTGGGGGCGGACTCCCGGGCCTCGGCGCCCCCGGGGGGCTACCTGGTCCTCCTGGGGGACCCGGGAGCCCGGTTCGAGGTGACCCTGGAGGTTCCCGGGGGGAGCGGAAAAGGGACACGGCGTCCCTGA
- a CDS encoding DUF1848 domain-containing protein translates to MNGSRSPEVSPGIVSASRRTDLPAFYAPWLFRRLEAGFAFTVNPFNPHQVSRIDLSPEAVTCLVLWTRNPGPLLARLPWLEARGYRFLIQATHLGYPRELEPRLLPPHRALGLLRTLGDRLGSDRTLWRYDPVFLSHATDPSWHRRRFSALCAALAGRVGGVTLSFLDRYPRAERRLRALRGTSLEPWDPERAKEARGPLARDLGEIAAGFGLEARSCAEAGLEPWGIPSGACIDGERIARLWGVPVSRGRDRNQRHGCRCAPSRDLGAYDTCPGGCAYCYALSSPERALGRFARGEAGKEGEERFAQGKGWEG, encoded by the coding sequence ATGAACGGTTCCCGGTCCCCTGAGGTCTCCCCGGGGATCGTCAGCGCCAGCCGCCGCACCGACCTGCCCGCCTTCTACGCCCCCTGGCTTTTTCGGCGTCTGGAGGCGGGCTTCGCCTTCACCGTCAACCCCTTCAACCCCCATCAGGTCTCCCGAATCGACCTTTCCCCGGAGGCGGTGACCTGTCTGGTTCTGTGGACCCGCAACCCCGGTCCGCTGCTTGCCCGCCTGCCCTGGCTGGAGGCCCGAGGCTACCGGTTCCTGATCCAGGCCACCCACCTGGGCTACCCCCGGGAGCTGGAGCCCCGCCTTCTCCCTCCCCATCGGGCCCTGGGACTGCTCCGCACACTGGGGGATCGCCTCGGTTCGGATCGGACCCTCTGGCGCTACGACCCGGTTTTCCTCTCCCACGCCACCGACCCCTCCTGGCACCGCCGCCGCTTCTCCGCCCTCTGCGCCGCCCTGGCGGGCCGGGTGGGCGGGGTGACCCTGAGCTTTCTGGACCGGTACCCCCGGGCGGAGCGCCGGCTTCGGGCCCTTCGGGGGACGAGCCTGGAACCCTGGGACCCGGAGCGGGCGAAGGAGGCCCGGGGGCCCCTGGCCCGAGACCTGGGGGAGATCGCCGCGGGCTTCGGCCTGGAGGCGCGAAGCTGCGCCGAGGCGGGGCTGGAGCCCTGGGGGATCCCTTCCGGGGCCTGCATCGACGGGGAGCGCATCGCCCGGCTCTGGGGCGTCCCGGTGTCCCGGGGCCGGGACCGGAACCAGCGCCACGGCTGCCGCTGCGCTCCCAGCCGGGACCTGGGAGCCTACGACACCTGCCCCGGGGGGTGCGCCTACTGCTACGCCCTCTCCTCCCCCGAGAGGGCCCTGGGGCGGTTTGCCCGGGGGGAGGCGGGGAAGGAAGGGGAGGAAAGATTCGCGCAGGGGAAGGGATGGGAGGGCTAA
- a CDS encoding HAD family hydrolase — translation MPLAAVLWDLDGVLADTGELHYRAWQEACDEEKIPFDRDLFARTFGRNNAGALEVVLGHVPEEGFLRRFVERKEGLFRARAAGTVRPIPGVEGWLRAFRDRGLKQAVASSGPPENLEAVLGSLGFLSYFDAVVSGAELPGKPQPHVFLRAAELLGVPPASCLVVEDAVVGVRAARAAGMKVVAVATTHPAEALGEADRVLPGFGEAPGPEWFPGAP, via the coding sequence ATGCCGCTGGCAGCGGTGCTGTGGGATCTGGACGGGGTGCTGGCGGACACGGGGGAGCTGCACTATCGGGCCTGGCAGGAGGCCTGCGACGAGGAGAAGATCCCCTTCGACCGGGATCTCTTCGCCCGGACCTTCGGGCGGAACAACGCGGGGGCCCTGGAGGTGGTGCTGGGGCACGTCCCGGAGGAGGGGTTCCTTCGCCGGTTCGTGGAGCGCAAGGAGGGGCTCTTCCGGGCCCGGGCGGCGGGGACGGTGCGCCCCATCCCGGGGGTGGAGGGGTGGCTTCGGGCCTTCCGGGACCGGGGGCTGAAGCAGGCCGTGGCCTCCTCGGGACCTCCGGAGAACCTGGAGGCGGTGCTGGGATCCCTGGGCTTCCTGTCCTACTTCGACGCGGTGGTCTCCGGGGCGGAGCTGCCGGGAAAGCCCCAGCCTCACGTGTTCCTCCGGGCGGCGGAGCTGCTGGGGGTTCCCCCCGCCTCCTGCCTGGTGGTGGAGGACGCGGTGGTGGGGGTCCGGGCGGCCCGGGCGGCGGGCATGAAGGTGGTGGCGGTGGCCACCACCCACCCCGCGGAGGCCCTGGGGGAGGCGGACCGGGTGCTCCCGGGGTTCGGGGAGGCGCCGGGGCCGGAGTGGTTCCCGGGGGCTCCCTGA